Proteins from a genomic interval of Prevotella sp. E13-27:
- the rplU gene encoding 50S ribosomal protein L21, with protein MYAIVEIQGQQFKAEEGKKLFVHHMKDVEAGKTVEFDKVLLVDADGAVKVGAPTVAGAKVVVEVVNPMVKGDKVIVFKMKRRKDSRKRNGHREQFTQVEVKQVIA; from the coding sequence ATGTACGCAATTGTAGAAATTCAGGGTCAGCAGTTCAAGGCTGAAGAGGGCAAGAAGCTCTTCGTGCACCACATGAAAGACGTGGAGGCAGGCAAGACTGTTGAGTTTGACAAGGTGCTGCTCGTAGATGCCGACGGCGCTGTCAAGGTTGGCGCACCCACCGTAGCTGGTGCAAAAGTAGTAGTAGAAGTAGTGAACCCAATGGTTAAGGGCGACAAGGTCATCGTCTTCAAGATGAAGCGTCGTAAGGACTCACGCAAGCGCAATGGTCACCGTGAGCAGTTCACTCAGGTAGAAGTTAAACAGGTAATCGCTTAA
- a CDS encoding mechanosensitive ion channel family protein, whose translation MKHRLTLLFTLCFLLLLPSAAQERADSDSIIKDLQSQLHEHQLREIMMREQLSRTDANNRRDSLQLARRKASIDSLRSITAGAPLVIDGDTLLKLYARKGGMTPDLRIESAEKIINERGKSLTFFSDSCYVFEGEYFSDIMIGEDVILSISLEDALWENTTRQELANKYCKIIEAKVKELHADYGLQQKILGILFIVLILAGQWFAYRLTKWLYMRWRLRLTRLLLKKAKPISIKDYEFLNMHQIGVASLVTFRIIFIFIIILQLLVSIPLLFSAFPETKDFAYTIYGYIVDPIKDIFDAIVGFLPNLIKIIIIVVCFHYLVKGIKYFTNEIAAGKLKINGFYADWAHPTFVIVRVLCYSFMFVMIWPLLPSSNSEVFQGVSVFIGIIVSLGSSSIIGNVMAGMVMTYMRPFRIGDFIKYGDTEGFVIEKTVLVTRIRTRKNDVITIPNSNLLTSQTSNYTVAAHDYGIIVHTKVTIGYDMNWQFIRQLLIEAAEATHGIVHNPKPFVVITALDDFYVEYEINAYTHKAETLSIVYSELRQNILDKFHTSGVEIMSPHIYAHRNDLELQIPKDQQHTE comes from the coding sequence ATGAAACATAGACTAACCTTACTTTTCACCCTTTGTTTTTTACTGCTTCTCCCTTCGGCTGCACAAGAGAGAGCTGACAGCGATTCGATAATCAAAGACCTGCAGAGTCAGTTACATGAACATCAGTTGCGCGAGATAATGATGCGCGAGCAACTGTCGCGCACAGACGCTAACAACAGGCGCGACTCGCTGCAACTTGCGCGACGAAAGGCAAGCATAGACTCTCTGCGCAGCATAACGGCTGGAGCTCCGCTTGTTATCGACGGCGACACGCTGCTGAAGCTCTATGCCAGGAAAGGCGGCATGACGCCCGACCTGCGCATAGAGAGCGCCGAGAAGATTATCAACGAGCGCGGCAAGAGCCTCACATTCTTCTCAGACAGCTGCTATGTGTTTGAAGGTGAGTACTTTAGCGACATCATGATTGGCGAAGATGTAATACTAAGCATCAGCTTAGAGGATGCTCTTTGGGAAAACACCACCCGCCAGGAGTTAGCCAACAAATACTGCAAGATAATTGAAGCGAAAGTAAAGGAGCTGCATGCAGACTATGGATTGCAACAGAAGATTCTCGGAATACTTTTCATAGTACTCATCCTTGCAGGACAGTGGTTCGCATACCGACTGACAAAATGGCTCTACATGCGCTGGCGACTAAGGCTGACACGACTGCTTCTTAAGAAAGCAAAGCCGATAAGCATAAAAGACTACGAATTCCTGAACATGCATCAGATAGGTGTAGCATCGCTCGTCACGTTCCGCATCATCTTCATCTTCATCATAATACTCCAGTTGCTGGTCAGCATTCCCCTACTCTTCTCTGCATTCCCAGAGACAAAGGATTTCGCTTACACCATCTACGGCTATATAGTTGACCCGATAAAAGACATATTCGATGCCATAGTAGGCTTCCTGCCCAACCTCATCAAGATTATAATAATAGTGGTGTGCTTCCACTATCTGGTAAAGGGCATAAAGTATTTCACCAACGAGATTGCTGCCGGCAAGCTGAAGATAAACGGTTTCTATGCTGACTGGGCCCACCCAACTTTTGTCATTGTCAGGGTGCTCTGCTATTCGTTCATGTTTGTGATGATATGGCCTTTGCTGCCCAGTTCCAACTCAGAGGTGTTCCAAGGAGTGTCGGTATTCATAGGTATCATCGTGTCGCTCGGCTCATCTTCAATCATTGGCAACGTGATGGCAGGAATGGTAATGACCTATATGCGCCCGTTCCGCATAGGCGACTTCATAAAATACGGCGATACGGAGGGATTTGTCATAGAGAAGACAGTACTCGTGACTCGCATAAGGACACGCAAGAACGACGTGATAACTATTCCCAACTCGAACCTGCTCACATCGCAGACATCTAACTACACGGTGGCTGCCCACGACTACGGAATCATAGTTCACACAAAGGTTACAATAGGCTACGACATGAACTGGCAGTTCATAAGACAGCTGCTCATTGAAGCTGCAGAAGCTACCCACGGCATAGTACATAATCCAAAGCCATTTGTAGTGATAACAGCGTTGGACGATTTCTACGTGGAATACGAGATAAACGCCTATACCCACAAGGCAGAGACTCTGTCAATAGTCTATTCTGAGTTGCGCCAGAATATCCTTGATAAGTTCCACACTTCAGGTGTAGAGATTATGTCGCCACATATCTACGCTCATCGCAACGACCTGGAACTTCAGATACCAAAGGACCAGCAGCATACGGAATAG
- the rpmA gene encoding 50S ribosomal protein L27, translating to MAHKKGVGSSKNGRESAAQRLGVKIWGGQKVQAGNIIVRQRGTHHNPGNGVGIGKDDTLFALIDGTVNFHKGKFNKSVVSVIPEAEA from the coding sequence ATGGCACATAAAAAAGGTGTAGGTAGTTCTAAGAACGGCCGCGAGAGTGCAGCTCAGCGACTCGGCGTGAAGATCTGGGGTGGACAGAAGGTACAGGCTGGTAACATTATCGTTCGTCAGCGCGGTACACATCACAATCCAGGCAACGGCGTAGGTATAGGTAAGGACGACACTCTGTTTGCCCTCATTGACGGCACAGTGAACTTCCATAAGGGAAAGTTCAATAAGAGCGTTGTTTCAGTAATTCCTGAAGCCGAAGCTTAA
- a CDS encoding polysaccharide biosynthesis/export family protein translates to MKKSFIKQISFFALIVTTAFLLGSCGSTKNVAYFQNSDTVDLSQSQFLYDAKIMPKDQLTITVSTTNDEAAVPFNLTVPTPQSVNSRSSYSQAMLQTYLVDNSGNITYPIIGEIHVGGLTKSEAENMIREKIKVYMAETENPIVTVRMTGYQISVIGEVARPGTFTVSREKITVLEALAQAGDLTIYGMRNNVQLIREDADGKKAIYFLNLNDANLINSPYYYLQQNDVIYVTPNKVKAQNSSVGSMTSLWFSATSILISLTSLLYNILSR, encoded by the coding sequence ATGAAGAAGTCTTTCATTAAACAAATCAGCTTTTTTGCTCTGATTGTCACAACCGCTTTTTTGTTGGGTAGCTGCGGTAGCACAAAGAATGTAGCATATTTCCAGAATAGTGATACTGTTGACCTGTCTCAGTCTCAGTTCCTCTATGATGCGAAGATTATGCCTAAGGATCAGCTGACGATAACAGTTAGTACTACAAACGATGAGGCAGCAGTTCCATTCAACCTGACGGTACCCACTCCTCAGTCTGTAAATAGTCGTTCGTCTTATTCTCAGGCAATGCTGCAGACATATCTCGTTGACAATAGTGGAAATATCACTTACCCTATTATAGGCGAGATTCATGTTGGCGGACTGACAAAGTCGGAAGCCGAGAATATGATTCGTGAAAAGATAAAGGTCTATATGGCAGAGACTGAGAATCCTATCGTAACTGTGAGAATGACAGGTTATCAGATATCTGTTATTGGTGAAGTGGCGCGTCCTGGTACATTTACAGTAAGCAGAGAGAAGATTACCGTTCTCGAAGCGTTGGCACAGGCTGGCGACCTGACCATCTATGGCATGCGTAACAATGTGCAGCTTATACGTGAGGATGCTGATGGTAAGAAAGCCATATATTTCCTCAATCTCAACGATGCCAATCTGATTAATTCGCCATATTACTATTTGCAGCAGAATGATGTCATTTATGTGACACCTAATAAAGTGAAGGCCCAGAACTCAAGTGTTGGTAGCATGACATCATTGTGGTTCTCAGCAACATCAATATTAATCTCACTGACATCGCTGCTCTACAATATCTTGAGCAGATAA
- a CDS encoding tetratricopeptide repeat protein, protein MSFLFEFNNRNYFVASPLVRGLVWASLFLFPLLCEAQYNVDRLITIGRSALYYEDYVLSMQYFNQAIDAKPYLYEPWFFRGVAKYSLDDFAGAEADCSEAIQRNPYVVSGYELRGIARIQQKKYKEAIDDYNVALKYDPENRSLWHNRVLCHIRHEDYDAALLEIDSMLTRWSRYAPAYMMRADAYMQQKDTASAIVALDKSLEIDPYDGQIWAARSIISLSREEWKESEEYLDKAIHLQPKHAGNYINRAMARYNRNNLRGAMADYDTALDLEPNNFLGHYNRGLLRAQVGDDNRAITDFDFVLRLEPDNIMALFNRAVLLDRTGDLRGAIRDYSKVIDEYPNFWTGLEFRASCYRRLGMTRQAEQDEFTVYKARLEKHLYGKQPRLNKRQMRKRSDEDPEKYNQLVMEDEQEMEHEYQNDYRGRVQNRRVEMEFQPMFALSFVPMKSDVRSYMPFDRHVDAINHRKSVRHIYINNVLPSFSEEETHEYFAYIDSLSSQIARSRVTSETMDLLLLRAVAFASLQNFESAIDDFSTYLQEDSVCVPALWMRAVCQARINQFMSATGNNSDNSASLGSNAELKNANVLADLNHALALDPQNAYIYYNRATLYAQRQDYGRAIEDYTRAITIDANMAEAYFNRGLCAVYRKQLEAGLSDLSKAGELGLYSAYSIIKKYRK, encoded by the coding sequence ATGAGTTTTTTATTTGAATTTAATAACAGAAACTATTTTGTCGCCTCTCCCTTGGTGAGGGGATTGGTATGGGCTTCCCTTTTCCTTTTCCCATTGTTATGTGAAGCCCAGTACAATGTGGACCGCCTTATAACGATAGGACGCTCTGCTCTCTACTACGAGGACTATGTGCTGTCAATGCAGTATTTCAATCAGGCAATAGATGCCAAACCTTATCTTTATGAGCCGTGGTTCTTTCGTGGAGTGGCAAAATACAGCCTTGACGACTTTGCAGGCGCTGAGGCTGACTGCAGCGAAGCCATTCAGCGCAACCCCTATGTTGTTAGTGGATATGAGTTGCGAGGAATAGCACGCATACAGCAGAAGAAATACAAAGAGGCAATCGATGACTATAATGTTGCGCTGAAGTATGATCCTGAGAACAGGTCACTATGGCATAACCGTGTGTTGTGTCACATACGCCACGAGGATTATGATGCGGCTCTACTCGAGATAGACTCCATGCTCACACGATGGAGCCGTTATGCACCGGCATATATGATGAGGGCTGATGCCTACATGCAGCAGAAAGATACAGCATCGGCAATCGTGGCACTTGACAAAAGCCTTGAGATAGATCCTTACGATGGACAGATATGGGCGGCTCGCAGTATTATAAGCTTGTCAAGGGAAGAATGGAAGGAGTCGGAAGAATATCTTGACAAAGCCATTCATCTTCAGCCCAAACATGCGGGTAACTATATCAATCGTGCTATGGCGCGATACAACCGTAACAACCTGCGTGGAGCAATGGCAGATTATGATACTGCCCTTGACTTAGAACCCAACAACTTCCTTGGACACTATAACCGTGGATTGCTGCGCGCACAGGTGGGCGATGATAACCGCGCTATCACTGACTTTGACTTTGTGTTGCGCCTTGAGCCTGATAATATAATGGCTCTGTTTAATCGTGCTGTACTGCTTGACCGTACTGGTGATCTCCGAGGTGCAATTCGTGACTATTCAAAAGTTATCGATGAATATCCGAATTTCTGGACAGGACTTGAATTCCGCGCAAGTTGCTACAGACGTTTGGGCATGACTCGTCAGGCAGAACAGGATGAGTTTACGGTTTATAAGGCGCGGCTTGAGAAACATCTCTATGGAAAACAGCCTCGACTGAACAAACGCCAGATGCGTAAGCGAAGCGACGAAGATCCTGAAAAGTACAACCAGCTTGTCATGGAAGATGAGCAGGAAATGGAGCATGAGTATCAGAACGACTATCGTGGCAGGGTACAGAACCGTCGTGTAGAGATGGAGTTTCAGCCTATGTTTGCCCTCTCGTTTGTTCCCATGAAGAGTGATGTGAGGTCATACATGCCTTTCGACCGTCATGTTGATGCTATCAATCATAGAAAGTCTGTTCGCCATATATATATTAATAATGTGTTGCCATCATTCTCGGAAGAAGAGACACATGAGTATTTTGCTTACATAGATTCGCTCTCTTCCCAGATAGCACGTAGTCGTGTGACCAGCGAGACTATGGACTTGCTGCTTCTTAGGGCAGTGGCATTTGCCTCGCTGCAGAATTTTGAATCGGCTATCGATGACTTCTCTACCTACCTGCAGGAAGATTCTGTCTGTGTACCTGCTCTTTGGATGAGAGCCGTGTGTCAGGCTCGCATAAACCAGTTTATGTCGGCCACTGGTAACAATTCCGATAACAGCGCTTCACTTGGCTCGAATGCTGAGCTGAAGAATGCTAATGTGCTGGCAGACCTGAACCATGCCTTAGCGTTAGACCCACAGAACGCTTATATCTATTATAACCGTGCGACGCTCTATGCGCAGCGTCAGGACTACGGAAGGGCAATAGAAGACTATACCCGTGCCATTACCATTGACGCAAACATGGCTGAGGCTTATTTCAACCGAGGTCTCTGTGCAGTTTATCGCAAACAGCTTGAAGCTGGATTGTCAGATTTGAGTAAGGCTGGAGAACTGGGACTTTATTCAGCATATAGTATAATAAAAAAATACCGCAAATAA
- a CDS encoding tetratricopeptide repeat protein: MIKRLVLLVLLVLAVSTTMQAQTASEWRDSLAELNRQIRQWPTSVDLRLKKAAVNIELGQWEYAIDEYSKVLEMDSRNLAALYFRAYANSNLRHYDLSMRDYEAFLAVVPKHFEAQLGLAMVKRKMGRRNDALDELNRLVQLFPDSTMAYASRASYEAELQQWEVALYDWDEAMKRDPKNVDFLVSKVDILLRLKRYDEAWALLQDAMKRGVPRSALKEWIDRCK, from the coding sequence ATGATAAAAAGACTGGTGTTGCTGGTGTTGCTGGTGCTGGCCGTTAGCACTACTATGCAGGCGCAGACCGCCAGCGAGTGGCGCGACTCACTGGCAGAGCTTAACCGACAGATAAGGCAATGGCCTACGTCGGTTGACCTGCGACTGAAGAAGGCGGCGGTGAACATTGAGCTGGGGCAGTGGGAGTATGCCATCGATGAGTATAGCAAGGTGCTGGAAATGGACTCCCGCAATCTGGCGGCACTTTATTTCAGGGCTTATGCCAACAGTAACCTGAGGCATTATGACCTGTCGATGCGTGACTATGAGGCTTTCCTGGCTGTGGTGCCGAAGCATTTCGAGGCACAGCTGGGACTGGCAATGGTGAAGAGGAAGATGGGACGCAGGAACGACGCGCTCGACGAGCTGAACAGGCTGGTGCAGCTGTTTCCTGACTCTACTATGGCTTATGCCTCACGCGCCAGCTATGAGGCTGAACTGCAGCAATGGGAGGTGGCGCTGTATGACTGGGACGAGGCTATGAAGCGAGATCCGAAGAACGTGGACTTCCTGGTGTCGAAGGTTGACATACTGCTGCGACTGAAACGATATGACGAGGCATGGGCGTTGCTGCAGGACGCAATGAAGAGGGGAGTGCCACGATCGGCGCTGAAAGAATGGATTGACAGGTGTAAATGA
- a CDS encoding DUF4738 domain-containing protein, which translates to MKRLFPIAAVICLLALGTWSCKEKKKSDDIIVAKYVPDGPKEPIRMTIDKRVTPVEWLGKNYTITINRAPADSLPMLKDETGQEYVDNSVSVVIQRSDNTMFFRRLFTKNSFSSYVDASFRSEGCLENIVFHGIEDDNLKFGAVVSRPGNEDEFVPIDVKIDRNGSISISQGKLFDRDEDADSLGV; encoded by the coding sequence ATGAAACGATTATTCCCAATAGCAGCTGTCATTTGTCTGTTGGCTCTAGGCACTTGGTCGTGCAAGGAAAAGAAGAAGAGCGATGACATCATTGTGGCAAAGTATGTGCCTGATGGTCCTAAGGAGCCGATAAGGATGACCATTGACAAGCGCGTCACCCCTGTTGAGTGGCTTGGCAAGAACTATACCATCACCATTAATCGTGCGCCTGCAGACTCGCTGCCTATGTTGAAAGACGAGACTGGACAGGAGTATGTTGACAATAGCGTGTCTGTTGTTATTCAGCGTAGTGACAATACTATGTTCTTCCGTCGTCTGTTCACCAAGAACTCGTTCTCTTCTTATGTTGATGCCAGCTTCCGTAGCGAGGGCTGTCTGGAGAATATCGTCTTTCATGGTATAGAGGATGATAATCTGAAGTTCGGAGCAGTTGTAAGTCGTCCAGGCAATGAAGATGAGTTCGTGCCTATCGACGTTAAGATTGACCGTAATGGTAGCATTTCCATTAGTCAGGGCAAGCTCTTCGACCGCGATGAGGATGCTGATAGCTTAGGAGTTTAG
- the menA gene encoding 1,4-dihydroxy-2-naphthoate octaprenyltransferase has product MNDSNNSSTSTSDVKLNSLKAWILAARPKTLTGAAVPVMIGLALAYRDAQHYFGAPFDWTAACLCLLFAMAMQIDANFINDFFDYVKGTDDRETRLGPERACTQGWVTPNAMKHAIAITTCASCFIGLPLIVYGGLEMILIGILCVLFCFLYTTHLSYIGMGDVLVLVFFGIVPVSITYYVQLHTFTPEVLIASVACGIVIDALLLVNNFRDRDTDRVAGKQTLVLKIGEKATIRLYLAVGIVPCFMGTIFIAYGHWLASVLPLLYLVLHVFTWRKMKRIWKGRQLNECLGATARNIFIYGLTVTLGILLS; this is encoded by the coding sequence ATGAACGACAGCAACAACAGCTCCACGTCCACCAGCGATGTGAAGCTCAACTCCCTAAAGGCATGGATACTGGCAGCACGCCCTAAGACACTCACGGGCGCAGCCGTTCCCGTGATGATTGGTCTGGCCCTTGCCTATCGCGATGCACAGCACTATTTCGGAGCTCCGTTCGACTGGACAGCCGCCTGTCTGTGTCTTCTTTTCGCCATGGCCATGCAGATTGATGCCAACTTCATCAACGATTTCTTCGACTACGTAAAAGGTACCGACGACAGAGAGACGCGCTTAGGTCCTGAGCGAGCCTGCACCCAGGGATGGGTAACGCCCAACGCCATGAAGCATGCAATTGCCATCACCACCTGCGCGTCGTGTTTCATCGGCCTGCCGCTCATCGTCTATGGCGGACTGGAGATGATACTCATCGGCATTCTCTGTGTGCTGTTCTGCTTTCTCTACACCACCCATCTGTCCTATATCGGCATGGGCGATGTCCTCGTGTTAGTATTCTTCGGCATAGTGCCAGTGAGCATCACCTACTACGTACAGCTTCACACATTCACGCCAGAGGTGCTCATCGCGTCAGTAGCCTGTGGCATTGTCATCGATGCGCTGCTGCTGGTCAACAACTTCCGCGACCGCGACACAGACCGTGTGGCAGGCAAGCAGACACTCGTCCTTAAGATTGGCGAGAAGGCCACCATCCGCCTCTATCTCGCCGTGGGCATAGTGCCCTGTTTCATGGGCACCATCTTTATCGCCTATGGTCACTGGCTGGCATCGGTACTTCCCCTACTCTACCTCGTACTTCATGTCTTCACCTGGCGTAAGATGAAGCGCATCTGGAAGGGTCGTCAGCTCAACGAGTGCCTTGGTGCCACAGCCCGCAACATCTTCATCTACGGCCTCACCGTCACCCTCGGAATACTGCTTAGTTAG
- a CDS encoding TIGR02757 family protein: MEQNIREVLISHANRYETKDFLDGDPSWFMHQVNGAENQEAMAFIASCLSYGSRQQFMKKIELIRQWSEGNVHEWVLKGAFAQQFKEGDTRCFYRLYNNDTMNSFLTAYQHLLKEHGTLGSYVRQHASDGLSVVKAICDYFAQQGISVVVPKDTQSACKRVCMFLRWMVRSDSPVDIGLWADFIDRRTIIMPMDTHVLNQSMRMGLLKSRTTSMSSAIRLTAELAKIFPDDPLKGDFALFGYGVNEATSSHT, encoded by the coding sequence ATGGAACAGAACATCAGAGAAGTGCTTATAAGCCACGCCAACCGTTACGAAACGAAAGACTTTCTTGACGGCGACCCTTCATGGTTCATGCATCAGGTAAACGGTGCTGAGAACCAAGAGGCTATGGCTTTCATTGCTTCATGTCTGAGCTACGGCAGCCGACAGCAGTTCATGAAAAAGATTGAGCTGATAAGACAGTGGTCGGAAGGCAACGTTCACGAGTGGGTTCTAAAAGGCGCCTTCGCCCAACAGTTCAAGGAGGGCGACACGAGATGCTTCTACCGGCTATACAACAACGACACGATGAACAGTTTTCTCACCGCCTACCAGCATCTGCTTAAAGAACACGGCACACTGGGCAGCTATGTTCGCCAGCATGCCTCTGACGGGCTGTCGGTAGTAAAGGCCATATGCGACTATTTCGCACAACAAGGCATAAGCGTGGTTGTGCCCAAGGACACGCAGTCGGCATGCAAACGGGTGTGCATGTTCCTTAGATGGATGGTGAGAAGCGACTCGCCCGTTGACATCGGACTATGGGCAGACTTCATAGACCGCCGCACGATAATAATGCCTATGGACACCCACGTGCTGAACCAGTCGATGCGCATGGGACTGCTCAAAAGCCGTACAACAAGCATGAGTTCTGCCATCAGACTGACAGCAGAACTCGCTAAGATTTTCCCAGATGATCCTTTGAAAGGTGACTTTGCGCTCTTCGGCTACGGGGTGAATGAGGCTACTTCCTCACATACTTAA
- the rsmA gene encoding 16S rRNA (adenine(1518)-N(6)/adenine(1519)-N(6))-dimethyltransferase RsmA, whose protein sequence is MKQVRPKKNLGQHFLTDLSIAKRIADTVDACPDIPVLEVGPGMGVMTQYLVEKPRPLRVVEIDRESVDYLNENFPRLRDNIIGDDFLRMDLRTLFDGGQFVLTGNYPYDISSQIFFKMLDNRDLIPCCTGMIQREVALRMASKPGNKQYGILSVLIQAWYDVEYLFTVEPDVFNPPPKVQSAVIRMTRNKVQKLDCNEQLFKQVVKTTFNQRRKMLRVSLKQMLPADAAIFTEHADMLTLRPEQLTIEQFVELTNYVEHDYSINKN, encoded by the coding sequence ATGAAACAAGTTAGACCAAAGAAGAACCTCGGTCAGCACTTTCTGACCGACCTGTCAATAGCGAAGAGAATAGCGGACACAGTGGACGCTTGCCCCGACATACCGGTGCTGGAGGTTGGTCCAGGCATGGGCGTGATGACACAATATCTGGTGGAGAAGCCACGACCACTGCGAGTGGTGGAGATAGACCGCGAGTCGGTGGACTATCTGAACGAGAACTTCCCACGACTGCGCGACAATATCATAGGCGACGACTTCCTGCGAATGGATCTGCGCACGCTGTTCGACGGAGGACAGTTCGTTCTAACAGGCAACTACCCATACGACATATCATCGCAGATATTCTTCAAGATGCTTGACAACCGCGACCTCATTCCCTGCTGCACGGGCATGATACAACGCGAGGTGGCGCTGAGAATGGCGAGCAAGCCAGGCAACAAGCAGTATGGCATTCTGTCGGTACTGATACAGGCGTGGTACGACGTGGAGTATCTCTTCACCGTGGAACCCGACGTGTTCAATCCACCGCCAAAGGTGCAGAGCGCGGTGATACGCATGACACGCAACAAGGTGCAGAAGCTGGACTGCAACGAGCAGCTGTTCAAACAGGTGGTGAAGACCACGTTCAACCAGCGAAGGAAGATGCTACGCGTATCGCTGAAACAGATGCTGCCTGCCGACGCAGCCATCTTCACAGAACATGCGGACATGCTCACACTGCGACCTGAACAGCTGACAATAGAGCAGTTCGTGGAGCTGACAAACTATGTGGAACATGACTACTCCATCAATAAAAATTGA